The nucleotide sequence CCATTTCCTTGTTCCAGATTGTATTGGAAAGCGTCGATCAGTCCGGATATCAAGTCGTTTCGCAAAGCGGAATATTCTGAGAACATCGGATTGCGAAGGACGATGTTAGTCTCTCCCTCCGGTTTCATTAAAGAGTAGTGAATTAATTCGGTTAAACCTGCACCCCGGAATGCTTCCCGCACTTTGCGGATCAGTGTTTGATCGCCAGAAAGATATCCAGCTTCCGTTTCGGCTGGTAAATCATCACAGAAGTTATCGTAACCGTACAGACGGGCAACTTCTTCAATTAAATCGATTTCTCGTTCTAAATCTCGATAACGATAAGGGGGTACGGTTACTGTCCAAACTCCTTCGGAAGCGCCGGGAGTTACTTGACATCCCAAAGCGGTGAGGATGCGATCGATATCTTTTCCTTCCAGTTCGCCAATATCCTCTCCCAAGTCTACCGGGCCTAAAATTTGATTTACCCGATCGAGACGCAATTCGATCGTGCGCGTCCAAGCAGATTGATTTGGTCTAAAATCGGCAATTTGTTGGACAACTGGCACACCGCCTGCTAATTCTGCAATCATACCAATTGCGCGACGGCAAGCAATTTCCAATTCTGCTTGATTAACGCCTCGTTCGTACCGGGCAGAAGCTTCCGTCCGCAACCCTTGAGAACGACCGGAACGGCGAATTGCCATCATATCAAATATGGCAGCTTCCAACATTAAAGATCGTGTGCCGTCGTGAACTTCCGTCTCTTCGCCCCCCATTAAACCAGCCAGGGCAACTGGTTTGCCGTTAGCTGTAATCAGGAGAGTTTGGGGTTGGAGGGTACGATTTTGTCCGTCGAGGGTTTTTAGAGATTCTCCGGTGTTGGCAAAGCGCACGCCAATGGTGAGGGCATCTGTCCCCGTGACTGCTTGCAAGCGATCGCGATCGAACCCGTGGAGGGGCTGACCCCACTCCAACATGATGTAATTGGTAATATCCACTACATTATTGATCGGTCTAACCCCAGATGCCTGCAACCTTCTTTGCAACCACTCCGGAGAAGGGCCGATTTTGATTTGTTCGATAATCGTACCAATATAAGCCGGACAAGCTTGATTTTCCTCAATTTTCAAAGCAAGAGCGTTTTTTGCTTCACCGATTTTGATATCCGGTGCAACTGGTAATCTCAGTGTTTTCCCAGTCAAAGCGGCTACTTCTCTCGCGATCCCTACCATACTGAGGGCATCCGCACGATTAGCAGTAGCGGTGATATCTAAAATTACATCATCTAAACCTAACAGGGGTCGGACATCGCTGCCCAACTGTAAGTTTTCTTGCTCAAACCGATGAATTCCCTCGGATTCTTTGGTCAACCCAAGTTCTGCCAGAGAGCAAATCATTCCTTCCGATCGCACGCCCCGCAGTTTGGTAGGCCGAAGTTTCAAATCAATTTTGGGTAGATATGCCCCCACGGTAGCAACTGGCACGTAAAAGTCCGCCCGCACGTTAGAAGCACCGCAAACTATATTTAAAGGTGACGCCGCGCCGATATCCACTTCGCAAACTCTCAACTTATCGGCGTTGGGATGTGGTTGACAGGTAACAACTTTTCCGACTACCACTCCATCAGCCCAAGTACGCCGATCTTCGATATCCTCTACTTCAAACCCAGCCATTGTGAGAGTATGGGCTA is from Leptolyngbyaceae cyanobacterium and encodes:
- the pheT gene encoding phenylalanine--tRNA ligase subunit beta, which translates into the protein MRISLNWLRELVDLTMTPEDLAHTLTMAGFEVEDIEDRRTWADGVVVGKVVTCQPHPNADKLRVCEVDIGAASPLNIVCGASNVRADFYVPVATVGAYLPKIDLKLRPTKLRGVRSEGMICSLAELGLTKESEGIHRFEQENLQLGSDVRPLLGLDDVILDITATANRADALSMVGIAREVAALTGKTLRLPVAPDIKIGEAKNALALKIEENQACPAYIGTIIEQIKIGPSPEWLQRRLQASGVRPINNVVDITNYIMLEWGQPLHGFDRDRLQAVTGTDALTIGVRFANTGESLKTLDGQNRTLQPQTLLITANGKPVALAGLMGGEETEVHDGTRSLMLEAAIFDMMAIRRSGRSQGLRTEASARYERGVNQAELEIACRRAIGMIAELAGGVPVVQQIADFRPNQSAWTRTIELRLDRVNQILGPVDLGEDIGELEGKDIDRILTALGCQVTPGASEGVWTVTVPPYRYRDLEREIDLIEEVARLYGYDNFCDDLPAETEAGYLSGDQTLIRKVREAFRGAGLTELIHYSLMKPEGETNIVLRNPMFSEYSALRNDLISGLIDAFQYNLEQGNGPLNGFEIGRIFWQQEEGLMEADALGGIISGDPNEGRWTRGGKEKPIDWFEAKGILESVFQRLNIPVEYQPDRRDPRLHPGRTASLWLQANRLGTFGQLHPQLRQERGLPDEVYVFQLDLDVLLDYLDGDENFIPTFHNYSSFPPSDRDLAFFASSQIQVAELEKTMAKAAGDLLESVQLFDQYRGENVPEGQRSLAFRLVYRSSDRTLTDEDIEPVHQKVRDALLEKFSVNLRS